In the genome of Streptomyces pactum, one region contains:
- a CDS encoding SDR family NAD(P)-dependent oxidoreductase, with protein sequence MTVTDSGRAEETGSGTERHPGIDPERLAVCLGVLAELDELPLDHPDAITVRRATSGIYRMVKQRRRQERRAAKTAHDRAVTEATATGAADRIDDETLGRALTSSVTTEIAGILERPRSCYVCKTRYTEVDAFYHQLCQTCAQENRSRRDARTDLTGRRALLTGGRAKIGMYIALRLLRDGAHTTITTRFPNDAVRRFTAMPDSADWLHRLKIVGIDLRDPAQVVALADSVSAAGPLDILINNAAQTVRRSRQAYAELIAGESAPLPAGELPASEVIGTFGSGAQAALPAPRTGRDGALTPDDVAALALTPGSASPARIEAGTAIDAGGLIPDLDATNTWIQRVHEVDPVELLEVQLCNETAPFILVSRLRAAMAASPARRKYVVNVSAMEGKFSRGYKGAGHPHTNMAKAALNMLTRTSAREMFETDGILMTSVDTGWITDERPHPDKMRLAEAGFHAPLDLVDGAARVYDPIVRGERGEDLFGCFLKDYAPTDW encoded by the coding sequence ATGACGGTGACTGACAGCGGCCGGGCCGAAGAGACGGGCTCGGGCACCGAGCGGCACCCGGGCATCGACCCCGAGCGCCTGGCGGTCTGCCTCGGCGTGCTCGCCGAACTCGACGAGCTGCCGCTGGACCACCCCGACGCCATCACGGTCCGCCGCGCCACCTCCGGCATCTACCGGATGGTCAAGCAGCGCCGCCGCCAGGAGCGGCGCGCCGCCAAGACCGCCCACGACCGCGCGGTCACCGAGGCGACCGCCACCGGGGCCGCCGACCGGATCGACGACGAGACCCTGGGCCGGGCCCTCACCAGCTCGGTGACCACCGAGATCGCCGGCATCCTGGAGCGCCCCAGGTCCTGCTACGTCTGCAAGACCCGGTACACCGAGGTGGACGCCTTCTACCACCAGCTCTGCCAGACCTGTGCCCAGGAGAACCGTTCGCGGCGGGACGCCCGCACCGACCTGACCGGGCGCCGGGCCCTGCTCACCGGCGGGCGCGCCAAGATCGGCATGTACATCGCGCTGCGGCTGCTGCGCGACGGCGCGCACACCACCATCACCACGCGCTTCCCCAACGACGCGGTCCGGCGCTTCACCGCGATGCCGGACAGCGCGGACTGGCTCCACCGGCTCAAGATCGTCGGCATCGACCTGCGCGACCCCGCGCAGGTGGTCGCGCTCGCCGACTCGGTGAGCGCCGCCGGACCGCTGGACATCCTGATCAACAACGCCGCGCAGACGGTGCGCCGCAGCCGGCAGGCGTACGCCGAGCTGATCGCGGGCGAGTCGGCGCCGCTGCCCGCCGGGGAACTCCCCGCCTCCGAGGTGATCGGCACCTTCGGCAGCGGTGCCCAGGCGGCGCTGCCCGCGCCCCGGACCGGCCGGGACGGCGCACTGACCCCCGATGACGTGGCCGCGCTGGCGCTCACCCCCGGCTCCGCCTCGCCCGCCCGGATCGAGGCCGGGACCGCGATCGACGCGGGCGGCCTCATCCCCGACCTGGACGCCACCAACACCTGGATCCAGCGGGTCCACGAGGTCGATCCGGTGGAGCTGCTGGAAGTGCAGCTGTGCAACGAGACCGCGCCGTTCATCCTGGTCAGCCGGTTGCGCGCGGCGATGGCCGCCTCCCCGGCGCGCCGCAAGTACGTGGTGAACGTCTCCGCGATGGAGGGCAAGTTCAGCCGCGGCTACAAGGGTGCGGGGCACCCGCACACCAACATGGCCAAGGCCGCGCTCAACATGCTCACCCGGACCAGCGCGCGGGAGATGTTCGAGACCGACGGCATCCTGATGACCAGCGTCGACACCGGCTGGATCACCGACGAACGCCCGCACCCGGACAAGATGCGGCTGGCCGAGGCCGGCTTCCACGCCCCGCTGGACCTGGTGGACGGCGCCGCCCGGGTGTACGACCCGATCGTCCGGGGAGAGCGCGGCGAGGACCTGTTCGGCTGCTTCCTCAAGGACTACGCGCCCACCGACTGGTGA
- a CDS encoding MarR family winged helix-turn-helix transcriptional regulator — translation MSSQPPAPDDLIDPLAVVVRGYYHDFSRAAARHGLTTAQARALSAVDRSPLPMRILADRLVCDASNATGLITRLEARGLVERTPSAHDRRVKLVTPTAAGTELIARLRAEMHGVHQALEALTDEERAALATLLHRLGPLMGAP, via the coding sequence ATGTCCTCCCAGCCACCAGCGCCCGACGACCTGATCGATCCGCTGGCCGTCGTCGTCCGTGGCTACTACCACGACTTCAGCCGCGCCGCCGCCCGGCACGGGCTGACCACCGCGCAGGCCCGCGCCCTGAGCGCCGTGGACCGCAGCCCGCTGCCCATGCGGATCCTCGCCGACCGCCTGGTGTGCGACGCCTCCAACGCCACCGGTCTGATCACCCGGCTGGAGGCGCGCGGTCTGGTCGAACGAACGCCCTCCGCGCACGACCGGCGCGTCAAACTGGTCACCCCCACCGCCGCCGGGACCGAGCTGATCGCCCGGCTGCGGGCGGAGATGCACGGCGTGCACCAGGCGCTGGAAGCCCTCACCGACGAGGAGCGGGCGGCGCTGGCGACACTGCTGCACCGGCTCGGCCCGCTGATGGGCGCGCCCTGA
- a CDS encoding glutamine synthetase family protein → MVTEQRDLARARARQEVGRLIAAGVRGTAVTWVDNAGLTRVKAVPTDRLEQVVSRGVGMSPVFDVFLVDDSITDSRHVGGPDGDLRLFPDLSRLTPLAAQPGWAWAPADRYDQRGAPHPVCQRWFAHRMTERARRRGLEVRVGFETEWVVMPADGPAPGGTGGPAPGTADTGPAYGMARLVAHSDYLAALLDALHAQHVPVLQLHPEYAPGQFEISAAPAGPVEAADTAVLVRETVRGVSARHRLAAVFGPVVEPGQLGNGGHLHLSLRQQDRNLCRGGDGPFGMTATCEAFLAGVLRELPALLAVGAPSPASYLRLVPSRWAGAYRCWGLENREAALRFICGPADDPDAANAEVKCFDAAANPYLAVGAVIAAGLAGIDAGLRLPPPVAGDPARADEPPPRLPESLEESVRHFEESAVLREALGEPLWESVAAVRRAECALFAGATPQEIAAATRRRY, encoded by the coding sequence GTGGTGACGGAGCAGCGTGACCTGGCCCGGGCCAGAGCCCGCCAGGAGGTCGGCCGGCTGATCGCGGCGGGGGTCCGCGGCACCGCTGTGACCTGGGTGGACAACGCGGGGCTGACGCGGGTGAAGGCGGTCCCCACCGACCGGCTGGAACAGGTCGTCAGCCGTGGCGTGGGCATGTCGCCGGTGTTCGACGTCTTCCTGGTGGACGACTCGATCACCGACAGCCGCCATGTCGGCGGCCCGGACGGCGATCTGCGGCTGTTCCCCGACCTGTCGCGGCTGACGCCGCTGGCCGCCCAGCCCGGCTGGGCCTGGGCACCGGCCGACCGCTACGACCAGCGGGGCGCCCCGCACCCGGTGTGCCAGCGGTGGTTCGCACACCGGATGACCGAGCGGGCCCGGCGGCGCGGCCTGGAGGTGCGCGTGGGGTTCGAGACGGAGTGGGTGGTGATGCCCGCCGACGGCCCGGCCCCAGGTGGCACCGGCGGTCCGGCCCCGGGCACCGCCGACACCGGGCCGGCCTACGGGATGGCCCGGCTGGTGGCGCACTCCGACTACCTCGCCGCGCTGCTCGACGCGCTGCACGCCCAGCACGTGCCCGTACTCCAGCTCCACCCGGAGTACGCGCCAGGGCAGTTCGAGATCTCCGCCGCCCCCGCCGGGCCGGTCGAGGCGGCGGACACCGCGGTCCTGGTGCGCGAGACCGTACGGGGGGTGTCGGCCCGCCACCGGCTGGCGGCGGTCTTCGGCCCGGTGGTCGAGCCCGGGCAGCTGGGCAACGGCGGCCACCTCCACCTCAGCCTCCGGCAGCAGGACCGCAACCTGTGCCGCGGCGGGGACGGGCCGTTCGGGATGACCGCGACCTGCGAGGCGTTCCTCGCCGGGGTGCTGCGGGAGCTGCCCGCGCTGCTGGCGGTCGGGGCACCCTCGCCGGCGAGCTACCTGCGCCTGGTGCCGTCCCGGTGGGCCGGTGCCTACCGGTGCTGGGGGCTGGAGAACCGGGAGGCGGCGCTCCGCTTCATCTGCGGCCCGGCCGACGACCCGGACGCCGCCAACGCCGAGGTGAAGTGCTTCGACGCGGCGGCCAATCCGTATCTCGCGGTGGGCGCGGTGATCGCCGCGGGCCTGGCGGGGATCGACGCGGGCCTGCGTCTGCCGCCGCCGGTCGCCGGTGACCCGGCCCGCGCGGACGAACCACCGCCCCGGCTGCCGGAGTCGCTGGAGGAATCCGTGCGCCACTTCGAGGAGTCGGCGGTGCTCCGCGAGGCGCTCGGCGAGCCGCTGTGGGAGTCGGTGGCGGCAGTGCGCCGCGCCGAGTGCGCGCTGTTCGCGGGGGCCACCCCGCAGGAGATCGCCGCCGCCACCCGCCGGCGGTACTGA
- a CDS encoding amidohydrolase family protein, which produces MPLPALIDHHCHGVVRTTVAPGAFAALLTESDAPPAPGTSFFDTQLGFAVRRWCPPLLGLLPHCPPERYLARRAELGAGEVTRRLLRASGIRTFLVDTGLPGDLTTPGELAEAAGGDAAEVVRLESLAERVADHTPAAGAYPEAAVDAVRRAARTAVAFKSVAAYRCGLDFAPGPPAPAEVRSAAGRWLTARRPGTRLTDPVLIRHLLWAAAGTGLPLQLHTGFGDPDLDLRRGDPLLLTGFIRAVRHTGCPLVLLHGYPYHRSAACLAQLYPHVYADIGLAVGHAGVRAAAVVAEALELAPFGKLLFSTDAYGLPELYLVGARLFTGALSALLERWVAEGAWSAPDAARVAALVCADNARRLYRLSPVPPASPG; this is translated from the coding sequence GTGCCGCTGCCGGCGCTGATCGACCACCACTGCCACGGGGTGGTCCGTACCACGGTGGCGCCCGGGGCGTTCGCGGCGCTGCTGACCGAGTCGGACGCCCCACCGGCGCCGGGCACCAGCTTCTTCGACACCCAACTGGGCTTCGCGGTCCGCCGCTGGTGCCCGCCGCTGCTCGGACTGCTGCCGCACTGCCCGCCCGAGCGCTATCTGGCACGGCGGGCGGAGCTGGGGGCCGGGGAGGTCACCCGGCGGCTGCTGCGCGCCAGCGGCATCCGGACCTTCCTGGTGGACACCGGGCTGCCGGGGGACCTCACCACCCCCGGGGAGCTGGCCGAGGCGGCCGGGGGCGACGCGGCGGAGGTCGTCCGGCTGGAGAGCCTCGCCGAGCGGGTCGCCGACCACACCCCGGCCGCCGGGGCGTACCCGGAGGCGGCGGTGGACGCGGTACGGCGGGCCGCGCGCACCGCCGTCGCCTTCAAGTCGGTGGCCGCCTACCGCTGCGGCCTGGACTTCGCACCGGGCCCGCCGGCCCCGGCCGAGGTCCGCTCGGCGGCCGGCCGCTGGCTCACCGCACGCCGGCCCGGCACCCGGCTCACCGACCCGGTCCTCATCCGCCATCTGCTGTGGGCGGCGGCCGGCACCGGTCTGCCGCTCCAGTTGCACACCGGTTTCGGCGACCCCGACCTGGATCTGCGCCGCGGTGACCCGCTGCTGCTCACCGGTTTCATCCGCGCGGTGCGGCACACCGGCTGCCCGCTGGTCCTGCTGCACGGCTACCCGTACCACCGGAGCGCGGCCTGCCTCGCCCAGCTGTACCCGCACGTGTACGCGGACATCGGCCTGGCGGTGGGGCACGCCGGGGTGCGGGCGGCGGCCGTGGTCGCCGAGGCGCTGGAACTCGCCCCGTTCGGCAAGCTGTTGTTCTCCACCGACGCCTACGGCCTGCCGGAGCTGTACCTGGTGGGCGCCCGGCTGTTCACCGGCGCGCTCTCCGCCCTGCTGGAACGCTGGGTCGCCGAAGGCGCCTGGTCCGCCCCCGACGCCGCCCGGGTCGCCGCCCTGGTCTGCGCGGACAACGCCCGCCGCCTCTACCGCCTGTCCCCGGTGCCGCCGGCGTCCCCGGGGTGA
- a CDS encoding SDR family NAD(P)-dependent oxidoreductase has translation MRISGSTVLITGATGGIGRTLARAFAARGASLLLTGRRPDALHPLAGSLGARAVVADLSDRDEVRRLADEAADVDILIANAALPSSGEMLDYSAEQLDRALEVNLRAPIMLARLLAPRMVRAGRGHLVMIGSIAGRTASPGASLYNASKFGLRGFAHGLRQDLHGTGVGVSIVQPGFVRGAGMFADSGAVPPAGMRTVSPGQVAAAALRAVEHNRAEVNIAPLELRLGTAIGGLFPGLAASLQRRIVPDGTLRQMTEGQRAKR, from the coding sequence ATGAGAATCTCCGGCTCCACCGTCCTGATCACGGGTGCCACCGGCGGTATCGGCCGGACGCTCGCCCGGGCGTTCGCGGCGCGGGGGGCCTCGCTGCTGCTCACCGGACGACGGCCGGACGCCCTCCACCCGCTCGCCGGCTCGCTGGGCGCGCGCGCAGTGGTCGCCGACCTGTCGGACCGGGACGAGGTGCGGCGGCTCGCCGACGAGGCGGCGGACGTGGACATCCTGATCGCCAACGCCGCCCTGCCGTCCAGCGGCGAGATGCTGGACTACTCGGCGGAGCAGCTGGACCGGGCGCTGGAGGTGAACCTGCGCGCGCCGATCATGCTCGCCCGGCTGCTGGCGCCGCGGATGGTGCGGGCGGGCCGCGGCCACCTGGTGATGATCGGCTCCATAGCCGGCCGGACCGCCTCCCCGGGCGCCTCGCTGTACAACGCCTCGAAGTTCGGGCTGCGGGGATTCGCCCACGGGCTGCGCCAGGACCTGCACGGCACCGGGGTGGGAGTGTCGATCGTGCAGCCCGGATTCGTCCGGGGCGCCGGGATGTTCGCCGACTCCGGGGCGGTCCCGCCCGCCGGGATGCGTACCGTGTCGCCCGGGCAGGTCGCCGCGGCGGCGCTCCGGGCGGTGGAGCACAACCGCGCGGAGGTCAACATCGCCCCGCTGGAACTGCGGCTGGGCACCGCCATCGGCGGCCTCTTCCCCGGGCTCGCGGCGAGCCTGCAGCGGCGGATCGTGCCGGACGGGACGCTGCGTCAGATGACCGAGGGGCAGCGCGCCAAGCGGTGA
- a CDS encoding zinc-dependent alcohol dehydrogenase family protein, producing the protein MRAVVFDAFGRKPEVREVPDPTPARGGVIIRVEATGVCRSDWHGWMGHDPVIRLPHVPGHELAGVVAEVGPDVANWRPGQRVTVPFVCACGRCGACAEGAQQVCERQTQPGFTHWGSFAEYVPVRNADVNLVAIRDELPFTTAAGLGCRFATAFRAVVTQGRVAPGEWVAVYGCGGVGLSAVMIAAAAGARVVAIDITPHALQLARRFGAATCIDASSLMGSVAEAVQDTTGGGAHLSLDALGSPRTCAASINSLRRHGRHVQVGLLPPAAGNPMLPMGRVVALELELLGSHGMAAHAYAPMMEMVKAGTLRPDLLVTRTIGLDEAPEALIAMGSRGRGRTGVTVIEPHRPRAAGPAAGDR; encoded by the coding sequence ATGCGTGCGGTGGTCTTCGATGCGTTCGGGCGGAAGCCCGAGGTCCGGGAGGTCCCGGACCCGACACCCGCGCGCGGCGGCGTGATCATCCGCGTCGAGGCCACCGGGGTGTGCCGCAGCGACTGGCACGGGTGGATGGGGCACGACCCGGTCATCCGGCTGCCGCACGTGCCGGGCCACGAACTGGCCGGGGTCGTCGCCGAGGTGGGCCCGGACGTGGCCAACTGGCGGCCCGGGCAGCGGGTCACCGTCCCCTTCGTCTGCGCCTGCGGCCGGTGCGGCGCGTGCGCGGAGGGCGCCCAGCAGGTGTGCGAGCGGCAGACGCAACCGGGCTTCACCCACTGGGGTTCCTTCGCCGAGTACGTCCCGGTGCGCAACGCCGACGTCAACCTGGTGGCGATCCGCGACGAACTGCCCTTCACCACCGCGGCCGGCCTCGGCTGCCGGTTCGCCACCGCGTTCCGCGCCGTGGTCACCCAGGGCCGCGTGGCGCCGGGCGAGTGGGTCGCGGTGTACGGCTGCGGCGGGGTGGGGCTGTCCGCGGTGATGATCGCCGCGGCGGCCGGGGCCCGGGTGGTCGCGATCGACATCACCCCGCACGCGCTGCAGCTGGCCCGCCGGTTCGGTGCGGCGACCTGCATCGACGCCTCGTCGCTGATGGGCTCGGTGGCCGAGGCCGTGCAGGACACCACCGGCGGCGGCGCCCACCTCTCCCTCGACGCGCTGGGCAGCCCGCGTACCTGCGCGGCCTCCATCAACAGCCTGCGCCGGCACGGCCGGCACGTGCAGGTGGGGCTGCTGCCCCCGGCGGCCGGCAACCCCATGCTGCCGATGGGGCGGGTCGTCGCGCTCGAACTGGAGCTGCTGGGCAGCCACGGGATGGCGGCCCACGCGTACGCCCCGATGATGGAGATGGTCAAGGCCGGCACGCTCCGGCCGGACCTGCTGGTCACCCGGACCATCGGCCTGGACGAGGCGCCCGAGGCGCTGATCGCCATGGGGTCGCGGGGCCGCGGCAGAACCGGCGTCACCGTCATCGAACCGCACCGGCCGCGCGCGGCGGGCCCGGCGGCCGGCGACCGGTAG
- a CDS encoding glutathione peroxidase — MSLYDIPLRTLSGEPTTLGEHRGKVLLLVNVASKCGLTPQYAGLERLQQRYAGRGFTVLGFPCNQFAGQEPGTAEEIETFCSATYGVTFPLMEKIDVNGEDRHPLYAELTRTADAGGEAGDVTWNFEKFLVAPEGEVVGRFRPRTEPEAPELVAAIEARLPA; from the coding sequence ATGAGTCTGTACGACATCCCGCTGCGCACGCTGTCCGGTGAGCCGACCACCCTGGGGGAGCACCGGGGCAAGGTGCTGCTGCTGGTCAACGTGGCCTCCAAGTGCGGGCTGACGCCGCAGTACGCCGGGCTGGAGCGGCTCCAGCAGCGCTACGCCGGGCGCGGCTTCACCGTGCTGGGCTTCCCGTGCAACCAGTTCGCCGGCCAGGAGCCCGGCACCGCCGAGGAGATCGAGACCTTCTGCTCGGCCACCTACGGCGTGACCTTCCCGCTGATGGAGAAGATCGACGTCAACGGCGAGGACCGGCACCCGCTGTACGCGGAGCTGACCCGCACCGCCGACGCCGGCGGCGAGGCCGGCGACGTGACCTGGAACTTCGAGAAGTTCCTGGTCGCGCCCGAGGGCGAGGTCGTCGGCCGGTTCCGGCCGCGGACCGAGCCGGAGGCACCGGAGCTGGTCGCCGCGATCGAGGCCCGGCTCCCCGCCTGA
- a CDS encoding phosphorylase family protein, with translation MDGADGASRREGESVEWSGGVQPPRGRADVVVLTALEVEYRAVRAHLREVRTLAPERGSLFEVGWFRGGTAERAVAIHMTGPGNPAAAVTADRAVALFAPRAVLFVGVAGGRKDVALGDVVAAESVYDYETGKDTERAFLPRMKTHPCAYGLVQLARLVAAADDWQRRTGADGDERPRAHVKPIAAGGAVLAHHRSGTGRRLAVSAGDAVAVEMEGFGFLTGAHLDRRAEALVVRGISDLLDDKGAEHDGRWQPRAARNAAAFAFELIDRMPPGEPGAPPASAPAVEPAAVPGPGPDPAGPARSGPAAGSPAARSPAGAAGARGRLTVRELGALTDLLLAVPGLSAPARWQQLLDELPGVGTAVLRQSASRAEALALLRTCEEYGAWGDLVEVVTVIAPDAPATAALRDRVARLGL, from the coding sequence ATGGACGGCGCCGATGGTGCGAGCCGCCGGGAGGGGGAATCGGTGGAGTGGTCGGGTGGTGTCCAGCCGCCGCGCGGGCGGGCCGACGTGGTGGTGCTCACCGCGCTGGAGGTGGAGTACCGGGCGGTGCGCGCGCACCTCCGGGAGGTGCGGACCCTCGCCCCCGAGCGGGGGTCCCTCTTCGAGGTGGGGTGGTTCCGGGGCGGGACGGCGGAGCGGGCCGTGGCCATCCACATGACCGGTCCGGGGAACCCGGCCGCCGCGGTGACAGCGGACCGGGCGGTCGCCCTGTTCGCGCCGCGCGCGGTGCTGTTCGTCGGGGTGGCGGGCGGCCGCAAGGACGTCGCGCTGGGCGATGTGGTGGCGGCGGAGTCGGTGTACGACTACGAGACCGGCAAGGACACCGAACGGGCCTTCCTGCCGCGGATGAAGACGCATCCGTGCGCCTACGGGCTGGTGCAGCTGGCCCGGCTGGTGGCGGCCGCGGACGACTGGCAGCGGCGGACCGGAGCGGACGGGGACGAGCGGCCGCGGGCCCATGTGAAGCCGATCGCCGCGGGCGGCGCGGTGCTGGCCCACCACCGTTCGGGGACCGGGCGGCGGCTGGCGGTGAGCGCGGGCGACGCGGTGGCGGTGGAGATGGAGGGGTTCGGCTTCCTCACCGGGGCGCACCTGGACCGCCGGGCCGAGGCGCTGGTGGTCCGGGGGATCTCCGACCTGCTGGACGACAAGGGCGCCGAGCACGACGGGCGCTGGCAGCCGAGGGCGGCGCGGAACGCCGCGGCGTTCGCGTTCGAGCTGATCGACCGGATGCCGCCCGGGGAGCCCGGCGCCCCGCCGGCGTCCGCGCCCGCCGTGGAGCCGGCGGCCGTTCCCGGGCCGGGGCCGGACCCGGCGGGCCCGGCCCGGTCCGGTCCGGCGGCGGGGAGTCCGGCCGCCAGGTCACCGGCCGGCGCGGCGGGCGCCCGCGGCCGGCTCACCGTGCGGGAGCTGGGCGCGCTCACCGATCTGCTGCTGGCGGTGCCGGGCCTGTCCGCGCCCGCCCGCTGGCAGCAGCTGCTCGACGAACTGCCGGGGGTGGGCACCGCCGTGCTGCGGCAGTCGGCGAGCCGGGCGGAGGCCCTGGCGCTGCTGCGGACCTGTGAGGAGTACGGCGCCTGGGGGGATTTGGTGGAGGTGGTGACGGTGATCGCGCCGGACGCGCCGGCCACCGCGGCGCTGCGCGACCGGGTCGCCCGGCTCGGTCTGTGA
- a CDS encoding VMAP-C domain-containing protein, whose amino-acid sequence MAERLGPVQELVAALRQFRALTDPAGRAIFLDLLRIELGDAPLPVQDHRSADYFLLELAPACLRSEQVLGAVREVLFTMVDSAGVMEPFDAVVARLTARPALTAAATERLRVLLSGLQVKRLTRICQESVSPFQPAPQAADPWQAFQELSRLSTEPDRLPPQLAFVERLAAEAPFDQAGALRAWADEQAAALELTAQLRSLRQSVAQRAPEPFDAYLVVRLLPQDEPGRYLLTSWRSHDPERWRPVAGPSEYVTRATAERAVRRLVHEAEEEWAKDARDIHLEFLLAAEDLDLPVHLWLRDADTDVPVPLGMAYPVVVRSLERSRNPLWRRWWRSRWRMMDGAPERCRQLVVDGTDPETAVPGEPQALVARLVADPCVVSLVLGAPPGRTVRGGHQARAAWTAGLPVIIWDRRDRRSDELVEEFGQFTAGSGGSLARLRDGVTKLRVEAHTVDSAVREQHLGRHVVLCWDDPTRPVEAHEQLAGPD is encoded by the coding sequence ATGGCAGAGCGCCTCGGGCCGGTGCAGGAACTCGTGGCCGCGCTCCGGCAGTTCCGGGCGCTGACCGACCCCGCCGGCCGGGCGATCTTCCTGGACCTGCTGCGCATCGAGCTGGGGGACGCGCCGCTCCCGGTGCAGGACCACCGGTCGGCCGACTACTTCCTGCTGGAGCTGGCCCCGGCCTGCCTGCGCAGTGAACAGGTGCTGGGCGCGGTGCGGGAGGTGCTGTTCACCATGGTGGACAGCGCCGGGGTGATGGAGCCGTTCGACGCGGTGGTGGCGCGGCTGACGGCGCGGCCGGCGCTGACCGCGGCCGCCACCGAGCGGTTGCGGGTCCTGCTGTCGGGGCTCCAGGTCAAGCGGCTGACCCGGATCTGCCAGGAGTCGGTGTCGCCGTTCCAGCCCGCCCCGCAGGCCGCCGACCCGTGGCAGGCCTTCCAGGAGCTGAGCCGGCTGAGCACCGAGCCGGACCGTCTGCCGCCCCAGCTGGCGTTCGTCGAACGGCTCGCCGCGGAGGCACCGTTCGACCAGGCGGGCGCGCTACGCGCGTGGGCGGACGAGCAGGCGGCGGCGCTGGAACTCACCGCGCAGCTGCGGTCGCTGCGGCAGTCGGTGGCGCAGCGGGCCCCCGAGCCGTTCGACGCGTACCTGGTGGTCCGGTTGCTGCCACAGGACGAGCCGGGCCGTTATCTGCTGACCTCCTGGCGGAGTCACGACCCCGAGCGGTGGCGGCCGGTGGCCGGGCCCAGCGAGTACGTCACCCGGGCGACGGCGGAGCGGGCGGTGCGGCGGCTGGTGCACGAGGCGGAGGAGGAGTGGGCCAAGGACGCCCGCGACATCCACCTGGAGTTCCTGCTGGCCGCGGAGGACCTCGATCTGCCGGTGCATCTGTGGCTCCGCGATGCGGACACCGATGTCCCGGTGCCGCTGGGCATGGCGTACCCGGTGGTGGTGCGCTCCCTGGAGCGCAGCCGCAACCCGCTGTGGCGCCGGTGGTGGCGCAGCCGGTGGCGGATGATGGACGGCGCGCCGGAGCGCTGCCGCCAGCTGGTGGTGGACGGCACCGACCCGGAGACGGCGGTGCCCGGGGAGCCGCAGGCGCTGGTCGCGCGGCTGGTGGCGGACCCCTGCGTGGTGTCCCTGGTGCTGGGCGCGCCACCGGGGCGCACGGTGCGCGGCGGCCACCAGGCGCGGGCGGCGTGGACGGCCGGTCTCCCGGTGATCATCTGGGACCGCCGGGACCGCCGCAGCGACGAACTGGTCGAGGAATTCGGTCAATTCACCGCGGGGTCAGGTGGATCCCTGGCACGCCTCCGCGACGGCGTGACAAAGTTACGAGTGGAAGCGCATACGGTGGACTCGGCAGTGCGGGAGCAGCACCTGGGCCGCCATGTGGTGCTGTGCTGGGATGACCCGACCAGGCCAGTGGAGGCGCACGAACAGTTGGCGGGGCCGGACTAG
- a CDS encoding AAA family ATPase, whose product MSDATPVRANGGRGGGGTDPVGGVPGTVPRSWWIYQGTGRPLHDVRLEDILPPPPPWRAFDGVAPRAADGRPPADGTGTGGAAGVGDDPPTEPPAPPEDEQEAARRLGAAPLGVRAEAEEADLVNAAILLRRPLLVTGRPGTGKSTLAYRISRELGLGRVLRWPVTTRTTLRSGLYSYDAVGRVHAAAAGRPAGDTAGPAGAGTEDVGDFLQLGPLGTAMLPHRLPRVLLIDEFDKGDVDLPNDLLDVFEAGEFTIPELVRIRARHPVVEVLTDDPGRGAAVAAGRVRCRAFPIVVITSNGEREFPPAFLRRCLELRLPEPDADRLAAIVAAHLGGAADPRTRELIDRFVERSRHEGGLAADQLLNAVYLATSSTYRPGAEWEELLHAIWHRLDAAGST is encoded by the coding sequence ATGAGCGACGCGACTCCGGTGCGGGCGAACGGCGGCCGCGGTGGTGGCGGTACGGACCCCGTGGGCGGCGTGCCGGGCACCGTCCCGCGCTCCTGGTGGATCTACCAGGGCACCGGCCGCCCGCTGCACGACGTGCGGCTGGAGGACATCCTGCCCCCGCCGCCGCCGTGGCGGGCCTTCGACGGTGTGGCCCCGCGCGCGGCGGACGGCCGTCCGCCGGCGGACGGAACCGGAACCGGAGGCGCCGCGGGGGTCGGGGACGATCCGCCCACCGAGCCGCCGGCGCCCCCGGAGGACGAGCAGGAGGCGGCCCGTCGGCTGGGCGCGGCCCCGCTGGGCGTGCGGGCCGAGGCGGAGGAGGCGGACCTGGTCAACGCGGCGATCCTGCTGCGCCGGCCGCTGCTGGTCACCGGCCGGCCGGGCACCGGCAAGTCCACCCTGGCGTACCGGATCAGCCGGGAGCTGGGGCTGGGGCGGGTGCTCCGGTGGCCGGTCACCACCCGCACCACGCTGCGCTCGGGGCTCTACTCCTACGACGCGGTGGGGCGGGTGCACGCCGCGGCGGCCGGCCGCCCGGCCGGTGACACGGCCGGCCCGGCGGGGGCCGGCACGGAGGACGTCGGGGACTTCCTCCAGCTCGGCCCGCTGGGCACCGCGATGCTGCCGCACCGGCTGCCGCGGGTGCTGCTGATCGACGAGTTCGACAAGGGGGACGTCGATCTCCCCAATGACCTGCTCGACGTCTTCGAGGCCGGGGAGTTCACCATTCCCGAGCTGGTCCGGATCCGGGCCCGCCACCCGGTCGTGGAGGTCCTCACCGACGATCCGGGGCGCGGTGCGGCCGTCGCGGCCGGCCGGGTGCGCTGCCGGGCCTTCCCCATCGTGGTCATCACCAGCAACGGGGAACGGGAGTTCCCGCCCGCGTTCCTGCGCCGCTGCCTGGAGCTGCGGCTGCCGGAGCCGGACGCGGACCGGCTGGCCGCGATCGTCGCCGCCCACCTGGGCGGGGCCGCGGACCCGCGGACCCGGGAGCTGATCGACCGGTTCGTGGAGCGCTCCCGCCACGAGGGCGGCCTCGCCGCCGACCAGCTGCTCAACGCGGTGTACCTGGCGACCTCCAGCACCTACCGACCCGGGGCCGAGTGGGAGGAGTTACTGCACGCCATCTGGCACCGGCTGGATGCAGCAGGCTCGACATGA